From the Acidilutibacter cellobiosedens genome, one window contains:
- a CDS encoding energy-coupling factor transporter transmembrane component T family protein: MLKDITIGQYFPGETIIHKLDPRVKIILTFVFIISLFFINKFYPYIFIFIFVLVTTKLSKVPFKYIFKGIKPLMFIIIITFLINMFMTKGEILWEIGPLDVTKEGLTQAVFMALRLIFLIMGTTLLTLTTSPISLTDGIEKLLSPLKKIGVPAHELAMMMTIALRFIPTLLEETDKIMKAQMARGADFESGNILKRAKSLVPLLVPLFVNAFRRADELAMAMEARCYRGGEHRTRLNEIKLKRRDFVALIIMTIFFGGIISTKYF; the protein is encoded by the coding sequence ATGCTTAAAGATATAACCATAGGGCAATATTTTCCGGGAGAAACCATAATTCATAAATTAGATCCGAGAGTTAAGATAATTTTGACTTTTGTATTTATAATTTCATTATTTTTTATTAATAAATTTTATCCATATATTTTCATTTTTATTTTTGTATTGGTAACTACTAAATTATCCAAAGTGCCCTTTAAATATATATTTAAGGGAATAAAGCCTCTTATGTTTATCATAATAATAACTTTTCTTATAAATATGTTTATGACTAAAGGTGAAATACTTTGGGAGATAGGACCTCTGGACGTTACCAAAGAAGGATTAACTCAAGCTGTATTTATGGCATTAAGGCTTATATTTCTGATCATGGGAACTACATTATTGACCTTAACAACATCTCCTATATCATTGACAGACGGAATCGAAAAGCTTCTTTCTCCGTTAAAAAAGATAGGGGTTCCTGCTCATGAATTAGCCATGATGATGACAATAGCATTAAGATTTATTCCCACTTTGTTAGAAGAGACGGATAAGATTATGAAGGCTCAGATGGCAAGAGGAGCCGATTTTGAAAGCGGTAATATCCTTAAAAGAGCTAAAAGCTTGGTGCCATTGCTTGTGCCACTGTTTGTAAATGCTTTTAGAAGAGCAGACGAACTTGCCATGGCTATGGAAGCAAGATGCTACAGAGGAGGAGAACATAGAACCAGGCTTAATGAAATTAAACTCAAAAGAAGAGATTTTGTTGCATTAATCATAATGACAATTTTTTTTGGCGGCATTATAAGCACTAAATATTTTTAA
- a CDS encoding energy-coupling factor transporter ATPase — MIIKTENLSYIYNQGNPFEIKALDNINLEFEEGDFIGLIGHTGSGKSTLVQHFNGLIKPTSGKIFIDGEDITSKEADLKKIRQKVGLVFQYPEHQIFEETVYKDIAFGPANLGLEESEIDRRIRESMELVGLDFKQLKDRSPFELSGGQKRRVAIAGILSMKPKVLVLDEPTAGLDPGGRDEILGEIQELYRKEKITIILVSHSMEDIAKLANKVVVMHKGKVVMEGSTREIFTKVEELERLGLGVPQITYFMREYKRRGHKVRDDILTVEEAKDEILKYLRSNGNA; from the coding sequence ATGATAATAAAAACGGAAAATTTAAGTTATATATATAATCAAGGGAATCCTTTTGAAATTAAAGCATTGGATAATATAAATTTAGAATTTGAAGAGGGGGATTTTATCGGACTTATTGGGCATACAGGTTCCGGAAAATCAACCCTTGTTCAGCATTTTAACGGATTGATTAAGCCTACTTCGGGGAAAATATTTATAGATGGAGAAGATATTACCTCTAAAGAGGCGGATTTAAAAAAAATAAGACAAAAAGTAGGCCTTGTATTTCAGTATCCGGAGCATCAAATTTTTGAAGAAACCGTATATAAGGATATTGCTTTCGGACCTGCTAATTTAGGATTAGAGGAAAGTGAAATCGACAGAAGGATAAGGGAGTCTATGGAACTGGTAGGCCTTGATTTTAAGCAGTTGAAAGACAGATCGCCCTTTGAACTGAGTGGAGGACAGAAAAGAAGAGTAGCAATCGCGGGGATTTTATCCATGAAGCCTAAAGTACTTGTACTGGATGAGCCTACAGCAGGTTTGGACCCAGGAGGAAGAGATGAAATATTGGGAGAAATACAGGAACTTTACAGAAAGGAAAAAATTACCATTATATTAGTATCTCACAGTATGGAAGATATTGCAAAATTAGCAAATAAAGTAGTTGTTATGCATAAAGGCAAGGTAGTAATGGAAGGAAGTACAAGAGAAATATTTACTAAAGTAGAAGAATTGGAGAGATTAGGGCTTGGAGTTCCTCAAATTACTTATTTCATGAGAGAATATAAAAGAAGAGGTCACAAAGTGAGAGATGATATACTTACTGTAGAAGAGGCTAAAGATGAAATATTAAAATATTTAAGGAGTAATGGCAATGCTTAA
- a CDS encoding energy-coupling factor transporter ATPase, giving the protein MIEMKDVTYEYTSDDEEKFQALKGVDLDIYKGEFLAILGHNGSGKSTLAKMMNALLLPTTGRVFVNGMDTRDESKVWDIRQTAGMVFQNPDNQLVATIVEEDVAFGPENQGVPPKEIRKRVDESLETVEMSKYKKHAPHLLSGGQKQRVAIAGILAMNPECIILDEPTAMLDPIGRKEVISTVKKLNKTENKTIVLITHYMDEAVEADRIIVMEDGNIVMDGTPRQIFSEVEKVKKIGLDVPQVTELAYELRQEGINVPKDILTVEELVEAL; this is encoded by the coding sequence ATGATAGAAATGAAAGATGTTACTTACGAATATACATCAGATGACGAGGAAAAATTTCAAGCGCTAAAGGGAGTTGATTTGGATATATATAAAGGAGAATTTTTAGCCATACTTGGACATAACGGTTCAGGAAAATCTACTCTTGCAAAGATGATGAATGCTCTTTTACTACCGACAACAGGACGGGTGTTTGTAAATGGCATGGATACCAGAGATGAAAGTAAGGTCTGGGATATCAGACAAACAGCGGGAATGGTCTTTCAAAATCCTGATAACCAATTAGTAGCAACAATAGTAGAAGAGGATGTTGCCTTCGGACCTGAAAATCAAGGAGTTCCCCCAAAGGAAATACGAAAAAGAGTAGACGAATCTTTAGAGACGGTAGAAATGAGTAAATATAAAAAGCATGCTCCTCATCTTCTGTCAGGAGGACAGAAACAGAGAGTTGCAATTGCAGGTATCCTTGCAATGAATCCGGAATGTATAATTTTAGATGAACCTACAGCAATGCTTGATCCAATTGGGAGAAAAGAAGTCATCAGTACTGTTAAGAAACTTAATAAAACAGAAAATAAAACTATAGTATTGATAACCCATTATATGGATGAAGCAGTAGAAGCGGATAGAATAATAGTAATGGAAGATGGAAATATTGTAATGGATGGAACCCCAAGGCAAATATTCAGTGAAGTTGAGAAAGTTAAAAAGATCGGATTAGATGTACCTCAGGTAACGGAATTGGCATATGAATTAAGACAGGAAGGAATAAATGTTCCTAAGGATATTTTGACTGTAGAAGAATTGGTGGAAGCGTTATGA
- the rplQ gene encoding 50S ribosomal protein L17 has translation MAELRKLGRPTAHRKAMLRNQVSSLFEHGKIETTVTRAKETKRMADKMITLGKRGDLHARRQALAYIYNENIVKKLFDEIAPNYSDRKGGYTRIVRIGPRNGDGAEMAIIELL, from the coding sequence ATGGCTGAACTAAGAAAACTTGGTCGTCCTACTGCCCATAGAAAGGCAATGCTTAGAAATCAAGTTTCAAGCTTGTTTGAACATGGTAAAATAGAGACCACAGTTACTAGAGCAAAAGAAACAAAAAGAATGGCAGATAAAATGATTACCCTTGGGAAAAGAGGAGATTTGCATGCAAGACGTCAAGCTTTAGCATATATATATAATGAAAATATAGTTAAAAAACTTTTTGACGAAATTGCACCTAATTACTCCGACAGAAAGGGAGGGTATACAAGGATAGTAAGAATTGGGCCACGAAATGGAGACGGAGCAGAGATGGCTATAATAGAATTGCTATAA
- a CDS encoding DNA-directed RNA polymerase subunit alpha produces the protein MLEIEKPKIEIVEMSEDNTYGKFVVEPLERGYGTTLGNSLRRVLLSSLPGAAISSIKIQGVLHEFTTIPGVLEDVPEIILNIKGIAAKMYSDEPVMLKIEVEGPKEVTAGDIITGPDVEIVNKDLHIATVNQDGKLYVELEMIKGRGYTVAEKNKKEGQPIGVIPIDSIFTPISKVNYKVENTRVGQITDYDKLTLEVWTNGTMKPDEATSLGAKILTEHLNLFIGLTEHVNDVEIMVEKEEDKKEKVLEMTVEELDLSVRSYNCLKRAGINTVEELTQKSEEDMMKVRNLGKKSLEEVQRKLSELGLALRKNDD, from the coding sequence ATGTTGGAAATTGAAAAACCTAAAATTGAAATAGTTGAAATGAGTGAAGACAATACCTATGGAAAATTTGTTGTGGAACCTTTGGAAAGAGGATACGGTACGACATTGGGGAATTCTTTGAGGAGGGTATTGCTTTCCTCGTTACCTGGTGCTGCCATATCTTCTATAAAAATTCAAGGAGTTTTACACGAGTTTACTACTATTCCGGGAGTGTTGGAAGATGTCCCTGAAATTATACTTAATATAAAGGGCATTGCGGCGAAGATGTATTCCGATGAACCGGTTATGTTGAAAATTGAAGTTGAAGGGCCTAAGGAAGTTACCGCAGGAGATATAATTACAGGTCCTGATGTTGAAATAGTAAATAAGGATCTCCATATTGCTACGGTAAATCAAGACGGAAAATTATATGTGGAATTGGAAATGATTAAAGGAAGAGGATATACAGTAGCGGAAAAAAATAAAAAGGAAGGGCAGCCTATAGGTGTTATTCCCATAGATTCAATTTTTACTCCGATTAGTAAAGTGAATTATAAAGTTGAAAATACGAGAGTAGGTCAAATTACGGATTATGATAAGTTGACATTAGAAGTATGGACTAATGGTACCATGAAGCCGGATGAAGCAACTTCTTTGGGAGCTAAAATACTTACTGAACATTTAAATCTATTTATTGGCCTTACCGAGCATGTAAATGACGTGGAAATAATGGTAGAAAAAGAAGAAGATAAAAAAGAAAAAGTTTTGGAAATGACGGTTGAAGAATTGGATTTATCTGTTAGAAGTTATAATTGCCTAAAGAGAGCAGGAATAAATACCGTGGAAGAATTAACTCAGAAAAGTGAAGAAGATATGATGAAGGTTAGAAACTTAGGCAAGAAATCCCTTGAAGAAGTGCAAAGGAAATTATCCGAATTGGGTTTAGCCCTCAGAAAGAATGATGATTAA
- the rpsD gene encoding 30S ribosomal protein S4, protein MARYTGAVCRLCRREGQKLYLKGDKCYTDKCQIAKGRYAPGQHGQSRKKLTEYGVQLREKQKVRRYYGIQESQMRRYFSMADKMKGITGENLLKILELRLDNVVFRMGFASSRAEARQLVMHGHFTVNGRKVDIPSYIVKVGDQIEVKQKSKSITKFKDLVENHRGTTVRWIEIDLENLKGRVVSEPTREDIDLPIEEHLIVELYSK, encoded by the coding sequence ATGGCAAGATATACTGGTGCTGTTTGTAGATTATGCCGTAGAGAAGGACAGAAGCTCTATTTAAAGGGAGATAAATGTTATACGGATAAATGTCAAATAGCAAAGGGAAGATATGCTCCCGGTCAACATGGTCAATCGAGAAAGAAATTGACTGAATATGGAGTTCAATTAAGAGAAAAACAAAAAGTTCGTAGATATTATGGAATTCAGGAATCCCAAATGCGAAGATATTTTTCTATGGCGGATAAGATGAAAGGGATAACAGGAGAAAATTTGTTAAAGATATTGGAATTAAGACTTGACAATGTAGTATTCAGAATGGGATTTGCATCATCAAGGGCAGAAGCCAGACAATTGGTAATGCATGGCCATTTCACAGTGAATGGAAGAAAAGTCGATATTCCATCTTATATAGTAAAAGTGGGAGATCAAATAGAAGTAAAACAAAAAAGCAAGAGTATTACCAAATTTAAAGATCTTGTAGAAAATCACAGAGGAACAACAGTCAGATGGATTGAAATAGACTTAGAAAATTTAAAGGGTAGAGTAGTCTCCGAGCCGACAAGAGAAGACATAGATTTGCCTATAGAAGAGCATTTAATAGTTGAGTTATATTCTAAGTAA
- the rpsK gene encoding 30S ribosomal protein S11, which translates to MAGKKGVKTRVKRRERKNIERGQAHIQSTFNNTIVTLSDTQGNVLSWASAGQLGFRGSRKSTPFAAQQAAEEAAKKAMEHGLKSVEVYVKGPGAGREAAIRSLQAAGLEVSLIKDVTPIPHNGCRPPKRRRV; encoded by the coding sequence TTGGCAGGAAAAAAAGGTGTTAAAACTCGTGTTAAGAGAAGAGAACGTAAAAATATAGAAAGAGGTCAAGCCCATATTCAGTCAACCTTTAATAATACGATAGTTACTTTAAGCGATACTCAAGGAAATGTATTATCATGGGCCAGTGCAGGACAATTAGGCTTCAGGGGCTCAAGAAAGTCGACTCCTTTCGCAGCACAACAGGCTGCCGAAGAAGCAGCGAAAAAAGCAATGGAACATGGACTGAAGTCTGTAGAAGTTTATGTTAAAGGACCTGGTGCCGGCAGAGAAGCTGCAATAAGATCATTGCAAGCTGCTGGGTTAGAGGTCAGTCTAATAAAAGATGTTACGCCTATACCACATAATGGCTGTAGACCACCAAAACGCAGAAGAGTATAA
- the rpsM gene encoding 30S ribosomal protein S13 — protein sequence MARIAGIDLPRDKRVEIGLTYIYGIGRPRSNEILKKAAINPDTRVKDLTESEIASLRSIIDSYHVEGDLRREVALNIKRLKEINCYRGIRHKKGLPTRGQRTKTNARTRKGPSKVSGKKGKK from the coding sequence ATGGCGAGAATTGCCGGTATTGACTTACCAAGAGATAAGAGAGTAGAAATTGGTTTGACTTATATATATGGAATCGGAAGGCCAAGGTCAAATGAAATATTGAAAAAAGCTGCAATTAATCCCGATACCAGAGTTAAAGATCTGACTGAATCTGAAATTGCTTCCTTAAGAAGTATAATAGACTCTTATCATGTTGAAGGTGATTTAAGAAGAGAAGTAGCTTTAAATATTAAAAGATTGAAAGAGATTAATTGTTATAGAGGAATCCGTCATAAAAAAGGTTTACCAACAAGAGGCCAGAGAACTAAGACTAATGCCAGAACAAGAAAAGGTCCAAGTAAAGTTTCAGGAAAGAAAGGTAAGAAGTAG
- the rpmJ gene encoding 50S ribosomal protein L36 gives MKVRPSVKKMCEKCKIIKRKGKVMVICENPKHKQRQG, from the coding sequence ATGAAAGTTAGACCATCTGTTAAGAAGATGTGCGAAAAGTGTAAGATAATTAAAAGAAAAGGGAAAGTAATGGTGATTTGTGAAAACCCGAAACATAAGCAAAGACAAGGTTAA
- the infA gene encoding translation initiation factor IF-1, which produces MSKKDVVEVEGIVVDALPNAIFRVKLENGHEILAHISGKLRMNYIKILPGDKVTIELSPYDLTRGRITWRNK; this is translated from the coding sequence ATGTCAAAGAAAGATGTTGTTGAAGTAGAAGGTATTGTAGTAGATGCTTTACCAAATGCTATTTTTAGGGTAAAATTAGAAAATGGGCATGAAATACTTGCTCATATTTCAGGAAAGTTGAGGATGAATTATATTAAGATACTTCCGGGAGATAAAGTAACTATCGAATTATCACCATATGATTTGACAAGAGGTAGGATTACATGGCGTAATAAGTAG
- a CDS encoding KOW domain-containing RNA-binding protein codes for MEGTGDIAIGQVVKSGAGRDKGNIFLILGIIDYKYVYIVDGEMRKISNPKKKKINHLIIYNTVFIEFQDKIKNGEKINNAYVRKLLEPFKKML; via the coding sequence ATGGAGGGAACTGGCGACATAGCCATTGGTCAAGTGGTTAAGTCTGGAGCTGGTCGAGACAAAGGTAATATATTTCTAATATTGGGCATAATTGATTATAAGTACGTTTATATTGTTGATGGAGAAATGAGGAAGATAAGTAATCCCAAGAAGAAAAAAATTAATCATCTAATAATATATAATACTGTATTTATAGAATTTCAGGATAAGATAAAAAACGGCGAAAAGATTAATAATGCTTATGTTAGAAAATTGCTAGAACCTTTCAAGAAAATGTTGTAA
- a CDS encoding adenylate kinase — MRLILLGPPGAGKGTQADYICYKYNIPHISTGDILRANIKEKTQLGEKAKSYMDKGLLVPDELMVSIIKDRLIKEDCKEGFLLDGFPRTVSQADSLEIELKNLKQKLDKVINIDVDKGELIRRAVGRRICKNCGTAYHIEFNPPKVKGKCDKCNGELFQRNDDTEEVVEKRIEVYLKQTKPLIKYYFDKGLLLNIDGNKSIDEVSQDIMNSLK; from the coding sequence TTGAGATTAATATTATTGGGACCTCCCGGGGCCGGAAAGGGTACTCAAGCAGATTATATTTGCTATAAATATAATATTCCCCATATATCAACGGGAGATATACTTAGAGCAAATATTAAAGAAAAAACTCAGTTGGGAGAAAAGGCAAAGTCATATATGGATAAAGGATTACTCGTACCAGATGAATTGATGGTTTCGATTATAAAAGACAGACTTATTAAAGAGGATTGTAAGGAAGGATTTCTCTTGGACGGATTTCCTCGAACAGTAAGTCAAGCCGATTCTTTAGAAATAGAGCTTAAAAATTTAAAACAAAAGCTAGACAAAGTGATAAATATAGATGTAGATAAAGGGGAATTGATAAGAAGAGCTGTGGGGAGAAGAATTTGTAAAAATTGCGGAACTGCCTATCATATTGAATTTAACCCTCCTAAGGTAAAAGGCAAATGTGATAAATGCAATGGAGAGCTTTTTCAAAGAAATGATGATACAGAAGAAGTGGTAGAAAAAAGAATAGAAGTTTATTTGAAACAAACAAAACCCCTTATTAAATACTATTTTGATAAAGGACTTCTTTTAAACATTGATGGCAATAAGAGTATAGATGAGGTTTCCCAAGATATTATGAATTCTTTGAAATAG
- the secY gene encoding preprotein translocase subunit SecY, with product MLKTLRNAWRIPDIRKKIIFTLWMLLVFRLGSFIPVPFINKDVIKQIFQMSQGGVLQFLDLMAGGTFSNFSIFALNIYPYVTASIIIQLLTIAIPRLEEVAKEGEEGRKKMAKWTKYTTIVLSLIQSIAMAIGFFNKALISTSFLSITVVVTTLTAGTSLLMWIGDLITSNGIGNGISLIIFIGIISRLPAQILGTYEAYKAGTLNVIGLILFLVFALAIIAIVVALQEGERKIPVQYAKRVVGRKMYGGQSTHIPIKVSMAGVIPVIFSTSLLAFPQTLSLFFKGKAAAWITKYLTVSGTAGTWIYTILNALLIIFFTYFYTAIQFNTVEYSKNLQQYGGFIPGIRPGRPTVEYLNKVISRITFVGAISLALIASLPIVLSSIFKLNINFGGTALIIVVGVALETVKQIESQMLMRHYKGFLK from the coding sequence ATGCTTAAAACTTTAAGGAATGCTTGGAGAATTCCAGACATTAGGAAGAAAATAATATTTACTTTATGGATGCTTTTAGTTTTTAGATTAGGTTCCTTTATTCCAGTTCCTTTTATAAATAAAGATGTAATAAAGCAAATATTTCAGATGTCGCAAGGTGGAGTGCTACAATTTTTAGATCTAATGGCTGGAGGAACTTTTAGTAATTTCAGTATATTTGCTCTAAACATTTATCCTTATGTAACAGCATCTATAATTATTCAATTATTGACTATAGCAATACCGCGATTAGAGGAGGTTGCTAAAGAGGGGGAAGAAGGAAGAAAGAAGATGGCCAAGTGGACCAAATATACTACCATAGTATTGTCTTTGATACAGTCTATAGCTATGGCTATTGGATTTTTCAATAAAGCGTTAATTTCGACGAGCTTCTTGTCTATAACTGTGGTAGTTACTACTCTGACGGCCGGAACATCTCTTTTGATGTGGATAGGAGATTTAATTACTTCAAATGGTATAGGAAATGGAATATCTCTAATAATATTTATAGGTATTATTTCCAGATTACCCGCTCAAATATTAGGAACTTATGAAGCATACAAAGCAGGAACTCTTAATGTCATTGGTTTGATATTATTTTTAGTATTTGCTTTAGCGATAATTGCAATAGTAGTTGCATTGCAAGAAGGAGAAAGAAAAATACCGGTACAATATGCAAAGAGAGTTGTAGGGAGAAAGATGTATGGCGGACAAAGTACGCACATACCAATTAAAGTTTCAATGGCAGGAGTTATACCGGTAATATTCTCCACATCATTACTTGCTTTTCCTCAAACATTATCGTTATTTTTCAAAGGGAAAGCAGCGGCATGGATAACTAAGTATCTAACCGTAAGTGGAACTGCTGGAACATGGATATATACGATATTGAATGCTTTACTGATTATATTTTTCACTTATTTCTATACTGCGATTCAATTTAATACTGTAGAGTATTCAAAGAATTTACAACAATATGGTGGATTTATACCGGGAATAAGGCCAGGAAGACCAACGGTAGAATATCTAAATAAGGTTATTTCAAGAATAACATTTGTGGGAGCTATATCTTTAGCATTAATAGCATCTCTTCCAATTGTACTTTCTTCTATATTTAAGTTAAACATTAATTTTGGAGGAACAGCATTAATTATCGTTGTGGGAGTTGCCCTCGAAACAGTTAAGCAAATAGAATCTCAAATGTTGATGAGACACTATAAAGGTTTCTTAAAATAA
- the rplO gene encoding 50S ribosomal protein L15, which yields MKLHDLRPNEGGGSQKPKRVGRGTGSGHGKTSTRGHKGQNSRSGGGTRPGFEGGQMPLYRRLPKRGFTNIFAKEYAEINIEILNRFEDGAVVTPEVLISEGIVKNGKAKDGVKILGNGDLNKKLTVKAHKFSKTAAEKIEAAGGKVEVI from the coding sequence ATGAAACTTCATGATTTAAGACCCAATGAAGGGGGAGGAAGTCAGAAACCTAAAAGAGTTGGTAGAGGTACCGGTTCGGGACATGGAAAAACTTCAACCAGAGGTCATAAAGGACAAAATTCACGTTCAGGTGGAGGAACAAGGCCAGGGTTTGAAGGCGGACAGATGCCTTTGTACAGGAGACTTCCAAAGAGAGGCTTTACGAATATATTTGCAAAGGAATATGCAGAAATAAATATTGAGATATTAAACAGATTTGAAGATGGAGCAGTTGTAACGCCTGAAGTTTTGATTTCGGAAGGAATTGTAAAGAATGGAAAGGCTAAAGATGGAGTAAAAATATTAGGTAATGGAGATTTAAATAAGAAACTTACTGTTAAAGCACATAAATTTAGTAAAACCGCTGCTGAGAAAATTGAGGCCGCAGGGGGAAAGGTAGAGGTGATATAG
- the rpmD gene encoding 50S ribosomal protein L30, translated as MAKIKIKLVKSKIGTPELHRKTIQALGLKKIGQVVEKEDTPQIRGMIHQVDYMVKIID; from the coding sequence ATGGCTAAGATAAAAATTAAATTGGTTAAAAGCAAAATCGGCACACCGGAATTACACAGGAAGACGATTCAAGCTCTTGGCCTCAAAAAAATCGGTCAAGTAGTTGAAAAGGAAGATACCCCTCAAATCAGAGGTATGATACATCAAGTTGATTATATGGTTAAGATTATAGATTAA
- the rpsE gene encoding 30S ribosomal protein S5, with protein sequence MERSFIDPKELDLKERVVSINRVTKVVKGGRNFRFSALVVVGDENGHVGVGMAKALEVPEAIRKAIQDAHKHIIEVPIVGTTIPHEIVGEFGAGRVLLKPSQEGAGVIAGGAVRAVCELAGIKDIRTKSLGSSNPRNVVNATFNALMNLKKVEKVAKLRGKTVEEILG encoded by the coding sequence ATGGAGCGTTCATTTATAGATCCTAAAGAATTAGATCTAAAGGAAAGAGTAGTAAGCATCAATCGTGTAACCAAAGTAGTTAAAGGTGGTAGAAACTTTAGATTTAGTGCATTAGTTGTGGTTGGAGATGAAAATGGTCATGTAGGCGTTGGAATGGCAAAAGCTTTGGAAGTACCGGAAGCTATTAGAAAGGCTATTCAGGATGCTCATAAACATATAATTGAAGTTCCCATAGTAGGGACTACTATTCCTCATGAGATTGTAGGGGAGTTTGGAGCAGGAAGAGTTCTTTTAAAACCATCCCAGGAAGGAGCCGGAGTTATAGCAGGCGGAGCAGTTCGTGCCGTGTGTGAACTGGCAGGCATAAAAGATATTAGGACTAAATCTTTAGGATCAAGTAATCCGAGAAATGTAGTAAATGCAACATTTAATGCATTAATGAATCTTAAAAAGGTAGAAAAAGTAGCTAAGCTTAGAGGAAAGACTGTAGAAGAAATACTAGGTTAG
- the rplR gene encoding 50S ribosomal protein L18: MFKKIKRNEQRQKRHMRIRQKVDGTPEKPRLNIYRSLNNIYAQIIDDTKGITIVSASTLDKEVKDKLNSTGNKEAAKFVGKLIGKKAVEKGIDQVVFDRGGYVYHGRVKELADGARESGLKF, encoded by the coding sequence GTGTTTAAGAAAATAAAGAGAAATGAACAAAGACAAAAAAGACATATGAGAATCAGACAAAAAGTAGATGGAACTCCTGAAAAGCCAAGATTGAATATATATAGAAGTTTAAATAATATATATGCTCAAATAATAGATGATACAAAGGGAATAACAATTGTATCCGCTTCAACCCTTGATAAGGAAGTAAAGGATAAATTAAATTCAACAGGCAATAAAGAAGCTGCAAAGTTTGTCGGAAAATTAATAGGTAAAAAGGCAGTGGAAAAAGGAATAGATCAAGTAGTTTTCGATAGAGGCGGATATGTATATCATGGAAGAGTAAAGGAACTTGCTGATGGAGCAAGAGAATCAGGGCTTAAATTTTAA
- the rplF gene encoding 50S ribosomal protein L6 — MSRIGRKPITIPDGVEVKIDDKNYAQVKGPKGSLNFQLSTEMDIKIEDSVIIVSRPSDSKKHKSLHGLTRTLIANMIEGVLNGYSKTLEIEGTGYRAQKQGKKLSLNLGFSHPVEIEDPEGIETEVPQPNRIIVKGIDKQRVGNYAANIRFLRAPEPYKGKGIRYSGEVVRRKVGKTGK, encoded by the coding sequence ATGTCAAGAATAGGGCGAAAACCAATAACGATTCCAGACGGAGTTGAAGTTAAGATAGATGATAAAAATTATGCGCAAGTAAAAGGACCTAAGGGTAGTTTAAATTTTCAATTAAGTACTGAAATGGATATTAAAATAGAAGATTCGGTTATTATAGTTAGCAGACCTTCGGATTCAAAAAAACATAAATCTTTGCATGGCCTTACCAGGACATTAATAGCAAATATGATTGAAGGAGTTTTAAATGGATATTCAAAAACCTTAGAAATCGAAGGAACAGGATACCGTGCACAAAAACAAGGTAAGAAACTTTCCCTTAACTTGGGATTTTCTCATCCTGTAGAAATTGAGGATCCTGAAGGAATTGAGACGGAAGTACCACAACCGAATAGGATTATAGTTAAAGGGATTGATAAACAAAGAGTTGGAAATTATGCTGCTAATATTAGATTTCTAAGAGCACCTGAACCATACAAAGGAAAAGGAATAAGGTACTCCGGGGAAGTTGTCAGAAGAAAAGTTGGCAAGACTGGTAAGTAG